One genomic segment of Dissulfurirhabdus thermomarina includes these proteins:
- a CDS encoding sulfurtransferase TusA family protein, with product MSDYKKAPDGLTVARTLDAKGLSCPMPLLRTKKEIEKINSGEILEVLGTDPGSRNDIPGWCERAGHEYLGEKEDSGFIRFYVKKK from the coding sequence ATGAGCGACTACAAGAAAGCACCCGACGGTCTCACGGTGGCGCGGACCCTCGACGCCAAGGGGCTCAGCTGCCCCATGCCGCTCCTTCGGACCAAGAAGGAGATCGAGAAGATCAACTCCGGGGAGATCCTCGAGGTCCTCGGCACCGACCCGGGCTCCCGCAACGACATCCCCGGCTGGTGCGAGCGGGCCGGGCACGAGTACCTCGGGGAGAAGGAAGACAGCGGCTTCATCCGCTTCTACGTGAAGAAGAAGTAG
- a CDS encoding FmdB family zinc ribbon protein, with translation MPIYEYECRKCHKVTEHWQRISDPPLETCEACGGTLTKLISHSSFHLKGSGWYVTDYAGKKSGSSAQAEGGSKSEAKSATKSGASSSDDA, from the coding sequence ATGCCCATCTACGAGTACGAATGCCGGAAATGCCACAAGGTGACGGAGCACTGGCAGCGGATCTCGGATCCCCCGCTGGAGACCTGCGAGGCCTGCGGCGGGACCCTCACCAAGCTGATCTCCCACTCCTCCTTCCACCTCAAGGGAAGCGGGTGGTACGTCACCGACTACGCCGGAAAGAAGAGCGGCTCGAGCGCCCAGGCGGAAGGCGGCTCCAAGTCCGAGGCCAAGTCGGCGACCAAGTCCGGCGCCTCATCGTCGGACGACGCCTGA
- a CDS encoding NAD(+)/NADH kinase, whose translation MRHVSLIRKRGAEEAPARAAEAAAALLRKMGVQVTEGRVAPGCEAVVVFGGDGTLLHVAARAHELGVPILGVNMGGLGFLTEIPLEEMAAALEALVRGECEVEDRMVLVARVESGGGEAARFRALNEAVVAKGPVERMITLDTWAGGDFLTTYRGDGLILATPTGSTAYNLSAGGPLVHPEIEALVLTPICPFALSARPILVPGGLEVTVGLARPEEGVSLVVDGQVRRTFAPGDRLRVTKASRPLGLVRSPLRDYFTILREKLGWAKGPGE comes from the coding sequence ATGCGCCACGTCAGCCTCATCCGCAAGCGCGGCGCCGAGGAGGCGCCGGCCCGGGCCGCCGAGGCGGCCGCGGCCCTTCTCCGGAAGATGGGGGTCCAGGTCACCGAGGGGCGGGTGGCGCCCGGGTGCGAGGCGGTGGTGGTCTTCGGCGGCGACGGAACGCTCCTCCACGTGGCCGCCCGGGCCCACGAGCTCGGCGTGCCCATCCTGGGGGTCAACATGGGCGGGCTCGGGTTCCTCACGGAGATCCCGCTGGAGGAGATGGCCGCCGCCCTCGAGGCCCTGGTCCGCGGGGAGTGCGAGGTGGAGGACCGGATGGTGCTCGTCGCCCGGGTGGAGAGCGGCGGCGGCGAGGCGGCCCGGTTCCGGGCGCTCAACGAGGCGGTGGTGGCCAAGGGCCCCGTGGAGCGGATGATCACCCTGGATACCTGGGCCGGCGGCGACTTCCTCACCACCTACCGGGGCGACGGGCTCATCCTCGCGACCCCAACCGGGTCCACGGCCTACAACCTCTCCGCCGGGGGGCCCCTGGTCCACCCGGAGATCGAGGCGCTCGTCCTCACCCCGATCTGCCCCTTCGCCCTGAGCGCCCGGCCCATCCTGGTGCCGGGCGGCCTCGAGGTGACGGTGGGGCTCGCCCGGCCCGAGGAGGGGGTGAGCCTGGTGGTGGACGGCCAGGTACGCCGCACCTTCGCGCCGGGCGACCGGCTGCGGGTCACCAAGGCGTCGCGCCCGCTGGGGCTCGTTCGGTCCCCCCTGCGCGACTATTTCACCATCCTCCGGGAAAAGCTCGGCTGGGCCAAGGGGCCGGGGGAATAG
- a CDS encoding M16 family metallopeptidase, protein MNLPCWCRVSAGVVLAAGLLAAAPAAWGLEVMPGVEKVRLANGLTAVVQESRRAPVAAVQVWVKAGSAYESDAEAGITHLIEHMIFKGTERRGPGELARLIESVGGSINAYTSLDYTVYHCVVPREHLDAALDVLADAVFHAKFDPAELEREKKVVLEEIHMREDQPRTRLSRLLLATAYRVHPYRRPVIGFPKTVRRFTRADILAYRARRYRPSQMAVVVAGDVDAARTLARIDAAFGRAPAAPPAEASIPDELPQAEPRLAREEMDIQEGYLALGFSGIPGFNAADVPALDVLAALLADGESSRLNVRLRDRDQLVHAVDASAFTPAGPGLFEVTAALDPEKVPEALSRLLEELFRLKSEKVLDEEVERAKVRVRTDFVKDHETMQGEARNLGLFETLAGDPAAERRYLEAVDRVGPDDIRRLAEKYFRRRHLNVAMVLPKGADVPALSAADLGALAADAEDRVRAEGPAPKEGLAHPVVRRVLPNGLTVLVREAHEVPSVSVRLVFPGGTRYETKRTNGLFTYLARCWTRGTEGRSARGFAEAVERLGGSVSGFSGWNTFGLQADFLASGLDKGLSLFAEAVLAPAFSPEEVERLRPQILSQISRQEDYLPSVAIREFRRLLFSPHPYGLDPVGRPAVVRAVTAARLRKAYREFAVPSRGVLSIVGDVRTAEVLSEVEALFGGWGGGAEKPPPELPAPEPLTKPRTVTLKRDKEQVHIVLGFPGATFRSPDRFPLEVLSAVLSGQGGRLFRHLRDEQSFAYAVTSFVGLGVDYGSFACYIATAPGKRDAAVKALWAELLEVARAPVSRQELDRAKEWITGNYEIGLQTNGAQAMDLALNELYGLGYNFGERYVQEIRRVDAAAVQAVARRLLDPDAYVLVRVGP, encoded by the coding sequence ATGAACCTTCCATGCTGGTGTCGCGTATCGGCGGGGGTGGTGCTGGCAGCGGGGCTGCTGGCCGCGGCCCCCGCCGCCTGGGGTCTTGAGGTCATGCCGGGGGTCGAGAAGGTGCGTCTCGCCAACGGCCTGACCGCCGTGGTCCAGGAGAGCCGCCGGGCCCCCGTGGCGGCGGTCCAGGTGTGGGTCAAGGCCGGCAGCGCCTACGAGTCCGACGCCGAGGCCGGGATCACCCACCTCATCGAGCACATGATCTTCAAGGGGACCGAGCGGCGCGGCCCCGGGGAACTGGCCCGCCTGATCGAGTCCGTGGGCGGCAGTATCAACGCCTACACCTCCCTCGACTATACGGTCTACCACTGCGTGGTGCCCCGGGAACACCTCGACGCCGCCCTGGATGTCCTGGCCGACGCCGTCTTCCACGCCAAGTTCGACCCGGCGGAGCTGGAGCGGGAGAAGAAGGTCGTGCTCGAGGAGATCCACATGCGCGAGGACCAGCCGCGCACCCGGCTCTCCCGGCTGCTCCTGGCCACCGCCTACCGGGTGCACCCCTACCGACGGCCGGTCATCGGCTTCCCGAAGACGGTCCGGCGGTTCACCCGGGCGGACATCCTGGCCTACCGGGCCCGGCGCTACCGGCCTTCCCAGATGGCCGTGGTGGTGGCCGGCGACGTGGACGCCGCCCGGACCCTGGCCCGGATCGACGCCGCCTTCGGGCGGGCGCCCGCCGCCCCCCCGGCCGAGGCGTCCATCCCGGACGAGCTGCCCCAGGCCGAGCCGCGCCTGGCCCGCGAGGAGATGGACATCCAGGAGGGCTACCTGGCCCTCGGGTTTTCCGGTATCCCCGGCTTCAACGCGGCGGACGTCCCGGCCCTCGACGTACTGGCGGCGTTGCTGGCCGACGGGGAGAGTTCACGCCTCAACGTGCGCCTCCGGGACCGGGACCAGCTGGTCCACGCCGTGGACGCCTCCGCCTTCACCCCCGCCGGCCCCGGGCTCTTCGAGGTCACAGCGGCCCTGGATCCCGAGAAGGTCCCGGAGGCCCTCTCCCGCCTCCTCGAAGAGCTCTTCCGGCTGAAGTCCGAGAAGGTCCTCGACGAAGAGGTGGAGCGGGCCAAGGTCCGGGTCCGAACCGACTTCGTCAAGGACCACGAGACCATGCAGGGCGAGGCCCGCAACCTCGGGCTCTTCGAGACCCTGGCCGGCGACCCGGCGGCCGAGCGCCGCTACCTCGAGGCCGTGGACCGGGTGGGCCCGGACGACATCCGCCGCCTGGCCGAGAAGTACTTCCGCCGCCGGCACCTCAACGTGGCCATGGTGCTTCCCAAGGGGGCCGACGTCCCCGCCCTCTCCGCCGCGGATCTCGGGGCGCTGGCCGCCGACGCCGAGGACCGGGTGCGGGCCGAGGGGCCGGCCCCGAAGGAGGGCCTGGCCCACCCGGTGGTACGCCGCGTCCTCCCCAACGGGCTCACCGTGCTGGTGCGGGAGGCCCACGAGGTGCCCTCCGTCTCCGTTCGGCTGGTCTTCCCCGGCGGGACCCGCTACGAGACGAAGCGCACCAACGGGCTCTTCACCTATCTCGCCCGGTGCTGGACGCGGGGGACCGAGGGGCGCAGCGCCCGCGGCTTCGCCGAGGCGGTGGAACGGCTCGGCGGGTCCGTCAGCGGGTTCTCCGGGTGGAACACCTTCGGGCTCCAGGCCGACTTCCTGGCGAGCGGGCTGGACAAGGGCCTTTCCCTCTTCGCCGAGGCGGTGCTCGCCCCGGCCTTCTCGCCGGAGGAGGTGGAGCGGCTCCGGCCCCAGATCCTCTCCCAGATCAGCCGCCAGGAGGACTACCTCCCCAGTGTGGCCATCCGCGAGTTCCGCCGCCTCCTCTTCAGCCCCCATCCCTACGGGCTCGACCCCGTCGGGCGCCCGGCCGTGGTCCGGGCCGTGACCGCCGCACGGCTGCGAAAGGCCTACCGGGAATTCGCCGTTCCGTCCCGGGGCGTGCTCTCCATCGTGGGTGACGTCCGTACCGCCGAGGTGCTCTCCGAGGTGGAGGCCCTCTTCGGGGGGTGGGGCGGCGGGGCGGAGAAGCCGCCCCCCGAGCTCCCGGCGCCGGAGCCCCTCACCAAGCCCCGGACCGTGACCCTGAAGCGCGACAAGGAGCAGGTCCACATCGTGCTCGGCTTTCCGGGCGCCACCTTCCGGAGCCCGGATCGATTCCCCCTCGAGGTCCTGAGCGCCGTGCTCTCCGGCCAGGGAGGGCGCCTCTTCCGCCACCTGCGCGACGAGCAGTCCTTCGCCTACGCCGTGACCTCCTTCGTGGGCCTCGGCGTGGACTACGGCTCCTTCGCCTGCTACATCGCCACGGCGCCCGGAAAGCGGGACGCGGCCGTGAAGGCCCTCTGGGCCGAGCTCCTGGAGGTGGCCCGCGCGCCGGTCTCCCGGCAGGAGCTGGACCGCGCCAAGGAGTGGATCACCGGCAACTACGAGATCGGTCTCCAGACCAACGGGGCCCAGGCCATGGACCTGGCGCTCAACGAGCTCTACGGGCTGGGCTACAACTTCGGGGAACGCTACGTCCAGGAGATCCGGCGGGTGGACGCCGCCGCGGTGCAGGCCGTGGCCCGGCGGCTGCTCGACCCCGACGCCTACGTCCTGGTCCGGGTCGGCCCCTGA
- a CDS encoding YeeE/YedE thiosulfate transporter family protein, with protein sequence MSTISDKVKEVYEGFFKKTWSPMTGGILLAVLAIYMFAWHRPWGIVGGLRNWGDWVLYSLGLLDLDEAPAHPLFYSSSVMDLGLLAGAWISAVIAKEFAIRIPPMLEIWKGLVAGILMGIGSALAFGCNVGGFYSALQNLAANGLTMMVGLIIGVIIGLKYLYWEMEHLTPGPAGPTWLDKKIPAVVGFIALAALIWAAYAYGGSDMEDADLMPGYLLIGAGIGYVFHRSRLCMVNGFREPFMTGEAAMGKAVAVSVIIGTLGIAIMKYMDLRPEGMYVVPAFWWGSLVGGIVFGAAMVVAGGCGSGSLWRVAEGQVKLWVVVIAFALSNSAVRYWFDQNDWLYTNDEYTVGMLGKAIYLPDYLGYGGSILLVIAAMLVWYIVIDWNEDSNKLVIEM encoded by the coding sequence ATGAGTACCATTTCAGACAAGGTCAAGGAAGTTTACGAGGGCTTCTTCAAGAAGACGTGGTCCCCCATGACCGGCGGCATCCTGCTGGCGGTCCTGGCCATCTACATGTTCGCCTGGCACCGCCCGTGGGGCATCGTGGGCGGCCTCCGGAACTGGGGCGACTGGGTCCTCTACTCCCTGGGCCTCCTCGACCTCGACGAGGCGCCGGCCCATCCTCTCTTCTACTCGTCGTCGGTCATGGACCTCGGGCTGCTCGCCGGGGCGTGGATCTCCGCCGTCATCGCCAAGGAGTTCGCCATCCGGATCCCGCCGATGTTGGAGATCTGGAAGGGCCTCGTGGCGGGTATCCTCATGGGCATCGGCTCGGCCCTGGCCTTCGGCTGTAACGTGGGCGGGTTCTACAGCGCCCTCCAGAACCTCGCCGCCAACGGCCTCACCATGATGGTGGGCCTCATCATCGGGGTCATCATCGGGCTCAAGTACCTCTACTGGGAGATGGAGCACCTCACCCCCGGCCCGGCCGGCCCCACCTGGCTCGACAAGAAGATCCCCGCCGTGGTCGGTTTCATCGCCTTGGCCGCCCTCATCTGGGCCGCCTACGCCTACGGCGGCTCCGACATGGAAGACGCCGACCTCATGCCCGGCTACCTCCTCATCGGCGCCGGCATCGGCTACGTCTTCCACCGCAGCCGCCTCTGCATGGTGAACGGCTTCCGCGAGCCCTTCATGACCGGCGAGGCCGCCATGGGCAAGGCCGTGGCCGTCAGCGTCATCATCGGCACCCTGGGCATCGCCATCATGAAGTACATGGACCTCCGGCCCGAGGGCATGTACGTGGTGCCCGCCTTCTGGTGGGGCTCCCTGGTGGGCGGCATCGTCTTCGGCGCCGCCATGGTGGTGGCCGGCGGCTGCGGCAGCGGCTCCCTCTGGCGGGTGGCCGAGGGCCAGGTGAAGCTCTGGGTGGTGGTGATCGCCTTCGCCCTCAGCAACTCCGCGGTCCGCTACTGGTTCGACCAAAACGACTGGCTCTACACCAACGACGAGTACACCGTCGGCATGCTGGGCAAGGCCATCTACCTGCCGGACTACCTGGGCTACGGCGGCTCCATCCTGCTGGTCATCGCCGCCATGCTGGTCTGGTATATCGTGATCGACTGGAACGAGGACAGCAACAAGCTGGTCATCGAAATGTAG
- the coaBC gene encoding bifunctional phosphopantothenoylcysteine decarboxylase/phosphopantothenate--cysteine ligase CoaBC gives MTGPGDTDRCPAWRPLEGRTVVFGLTGGIAASKAVEYARGLRGLGARVVPVLTPAAVHFVTPLAVAALTGERARTDLLDSRDAAEVPHIRLAREADIVVVAPATADFMAKAAAGLADDLLGAVLLSTRAPVLFCPSMNPAMFDHPATRANIRRLESFGHQVLEPGEGGTACGEEGRGRLAAWPAFEDAVLACLAPKDLAGLAVLVTAGPTREPLDPVRYLSNRSSGRMGFAMARSARRRGADVTLVAGPTTEPPPPGIPCHRVETAAEMAERVFSLAPAADVIVMAAAVSDFAPSAPSDRKIKKSDTEHLELRLERTTDILADLSRRRRPGQTLVGFCAETHDLEAEAREKLRRKGLDLLVGNDVTDPESGFDVPTNRVVLVDPEERVEHLPLMPKTAVAEAVWDRIAALRRV, from the coding sequence ATGACCGGCCCCGGCGATACCGACCGCTGCCCCGCCTGGCGCCCCCTGGAGGGCCGGACCGTGGTCTTCGGCCTCACGGGGGGCATCGCCGCCTCGAAGGCCGTGGAATACGCCCGGGGGCTGCGCGGCCTCGGGGCCCGCGTCGTTCCCGTCCTGACCCCCGCCGCGGTGCACTTCGTGACCCCCCTGGCGGTCGCGGCCCTCACCGGCGAGCGGGCCCGGACCGACCTCCTCGATTCCCGAGACGCCGCCGAGGTACCCCACATCCGGCTCGCCCGGGAGGCGGACATCGTGGTGGTGGCGCCGGCCACGGCGGACTTCATGGCCAAGGCCGCCGCGGGCCTGGCGGACGATCTCCTCGGTGCCGTCCTCCTCTCCACCCGGGCCCCGGTGCTCTTCTGCCCCTCCATGAACCCGGCCATGTTCGACCACCCGGCCACCCGGGCCAACATCCGCCGCCTCGAGTCCTTCGGCCACCAGGTCCTCGAGCCCGGCGAGGGCGGCACCGCCTGCGGCGAAGAAGGCCGCGGCCGCCTGGCCGCCTGGCCCGCCTTCGAGGACGCGGTCCTCGCCTGCCTGGCCCCCAAGGACCTGGCCGGCCTCGCCGTGCTGGTCACCGCCGGCCCCACCCGCGAGCCCCTGGACCCGGTGCGTTACCTCTCCAACCGCTCCTCCGGTCGGATGGGCTTCGCCATGGCCCGATCGGCCCGGCGCCGGGGCGCCGACGTGACCCTGGTGGCCGGCCCCACCACGGAACCGCCGCCCCCCGGCATCCCTTGCCACCGGGTGGAGACCGCCGCCGAGATGGCGGAGCGGGTCTTCTCCCTCGCCCCGGCGGCGGACGTCATCGTCATGGCCGCGGCGGTGAGCGACTTCGCCCCTTCGGCGCCGTCGGACCGGAAGATCAAGAAGTCGGACACCGAGCACCTGGAGCTCCGGCTGGAGCGCACCACCGACATCCTCGCGGACCTCTCCCGCCGCCGGCGCCCCGGCCAGACCCTCGTGGGCTTCTGCGCCGAGACCCACGACCTCGAGGCGGAGGCCAGGGAAAAGCTCCGGCGCAAGGGCCTCGACCTCCTGGTGGGCAACGACGTCACGGACCCCGAAAGCGGCTTCGACGTCCCCACCAACCGGGTCGTCCTGGTGGACCCGGAGGAACGGGTGGAACATCTCCCCCTCATGCCGAAGACCGCCGTGGCCGAGGCGGTCTGGGACCGGATCGCCGCCCTGCGCCGGGTCTGA
- a CDS encoding YtxH domain-containing protein: MSCNEGHYTAGSVTLAFLLGGAVGAALTALLSPRSGPENIDAIRTQADTLRREAQRMAEEVRERTEEIVGKGRDLVETKKAILESALEAGREAMEREKERLLGKLRKEGTLEEEA, encoded by the coding sequence ATGAGCTGCAACGAGGGACACTACACCGCGGGATCCGTCACCCTGGCCTTCCTGCTCGGGGGGGCCGTCGGCGCCGCCCTGACCGCGCTGCTCAGCCCGCGGTCGGGCCCCGAGAACATCGACGCCATCCGGACCCAGGCCGACACGCTCCGGCGCGAGGCCCAACGCATGGCCGAAGAGGTCCGCGAGCGCACCGAGGAGATCGTCGGCAAGGGCCGGGACCTCGTGGAGACGAAGAAGGCCATCCTCGAGTCGGCCCTCGAGGCCGGACGCGAGGCCATGGAGCGCGAGAAGGAACGCCTGCTCGGCAAGCTGCGCAAGGAAGGGACCCTGGAGGAAGAGGCCTAG
- a CDS encoding nitroreductase family protein: protein MHPVLQAIRERRSVRHFRPDPVDPETVRQILEAGAWAPSGLNNQPWRFAVVRDGATREALAALTRYARVIREAPVLLPVFVDRSVMYHEVKDHQAVGACLQNMLLAAHALGLGAVWLGEILKNADRVREILGLEPNLELMAVVAVGHPARRDQASTRRPLSELVVKEI from the coding sequence GTGCACCCCGTCCTCCAGGCCATCCGCGAACGGCGAAGCGTCCGGCACTTCCGGCCCGATCCCGTGGACCCCGAGACGGTGCGCCAGATCCTCGAGGCCGGCGCCTGGGCCCCCTCCGGGCTGAACAACCAGCCGTGGCGCTTCGCGGTGGTGCGGGACGGGGCCACGCGGGAGGCCCTGGCGGCACTCACCCGCTACGCCCGGGTGATCCGGGAGGCGCCGGTCCTCTTGCCCGTCTTCGTGGACCGGTCGGTCATGTACCACGAGGTGAAGGACCACCAGGCCGTGGGCGCCTGCCTCCAGAACATGTTGCTGGCGGCCCATGCCCTGGGCCTGGGGGCGGTCTGGCTGGGCGAGATCCTGAAGAACGCCGACCGGGTCCGGGAGATCCTGGGCCTGGAGCCGAACCTCGAACTCATGGCCGTGGTGGCCGTGGGACACCCGGCCCGGCGGGACCAGGCCTCCACCCGGCGGCCCCTGTCCGAGCTGGTGGTGAAGGAGATCTGA
- a CDS encoding HDOD domain-containing protein → MSHDPPTEATGPGASPGGGISDLSASRRRYEIVRRLESLPPFPVVAQQLLAVLADDPNSVSRLEQIIRHDPTLASQILKVANSAAYAPTVPIDTVHRAIVYLGFFEIRNIALGLAVFSVFKPGRAVRGFDVRRFWHHSIAAAMVSRILATETGEADPEVFFTAGLLHDIGRLAMNAAFREEFREILDEARDRESSLLAAEKRAGLSHAVIGAWLARNWGLPEVFVRTIAGHHLPPDHPKSSRQAALIQIADQVCHAAGFGLFKPPPCRLAPLAAHVGLEMEALEHIQEEIEALEEISETVTDLIGFLQ, encoded by the coding sequence GTGAGCCACGATCCGCCAACGGAAGCCACCGGACCCGGCGCCTCTCCGGGCGGCGGGATATCGGACCTCAGCGCCAGCCGGCGCCGATACGAGATCGTCCGCCGCCTCGAATCCCTGCCCCCCTTCCCGGTGGTGGCCCAGCAGCTGCTCGCGGTCCTGGCCGACGACCCCAACAGCGTCAGCCGGCTGGAGCAGATCATCCGGCACGACCCCACCCTCGCCTCCCAGATCTTGAAGGTGGCCAACTCCGCGGCCTACGCCCCCACGGTCCCCATCGACACGGTGCACCGGGCCATCGTCTACCTCGGCTTCTTCGAGATCCGGAACATCGCCCTGGGGCTCGCGGTCTTCAGCGTCTTCAAGCCCGGCCGCGCCGTCCGGGGCTTCGACGTCCGCCGTTTCTGGCACCACTCCATCGCGGCGGCCATGGTGTCGCGGATCCTGGCCACCGAGACGGGGGAGGCCGACCCGGAGGTCTTCTTCACCGCCGGGCTCCTCCACGACATCGGCCGCCTGGCCATGAACGCCGCCTTCCGGGAGGAATTCCGGGAGATCCTCGACGAGGCGCGGGACCGGGAATCGTCCCTCCTGGCGGCGGAGAAGCGGGCCGGCCTCTCCCATGCCGTGATCGGCGCCTGGCTCGCCAGGAACTGGGGGCTCCCGGAGGTCTTCGTCCGGACCATCGCCGGGCACCACCTGCCCCCGGACCACCCGAAGTCCTCCCGCCAGGCCGCCCTCATCCAGATCGCGGACCAGGTCTGCCACGCGGCGGGCTTCGGCCTCTTCAAGCCGCCTCCGTGCCGTCTCGCGCCGCTGGCCGCCCACGTCGGCCTGGAGATGGAGGCCCTGGAACACATCCAGGAGGAGATCGAGGCCCTGGAAGAGATCTCCGAGACGGTGACGGACCTCATCGGGTTCCTGCAATGA